One Vibrio neonatus genomic window carries:
- the gloB gene encoding hydroxyacylglutathione hydrolase has protein sequence MLVVKSIPAFNDNYIWLIHNNQGQCAVVDPGDATPVLAYLKEHNLQLTTILITHHHSDHIGGVSELQREFSEVTIVGPQKDAVAGLTHSVGSGHHLELFGEHFLVLDLPGHTLGHIGFLGDGKLFCGDVLFSAGCGRVFEGTPAQMWQSLQKLASLPVETEVYSAHEYTSNNLSFAMAIEPSNPQLQIYREKVNQLRAHQKPTLPTTIEQEKWINPFLRVDMPEVINSVAHKTEDLTPEGVFTALRKWKDSF, from the coding sequence ATGTTAGTCGTAAAAAGCATACCTGCATTTAATGATAATTACATCTGGCTTATTCACAATAACCAAGGTCAGTGTGCCGTTGTCGACCCAGGCGACGCAACTCCTGTTTTGGCTTACCTAAAAGAACACAATCTACAACTGACCACAATACTGATCACTCATCACCATTCGGATCATATTGGCGGCGTTTCCGAGCTTCAACGTGAATTTTCAGAGGTCACTATTGTTGGCCCACAAAAAGATGCTGTGGCAGGGCTGACTCACTCTGTAGGCTCAGGACACCACTTGGAACTATTTGGCGAACACTTCTTAGTGCTTGATTTACCGGGGCACACTTTAGGGCACATTGGTTTTCTAGGCGATGGTAAACTGTTTTGTGGTGATGTGTTGTTTTCTGCCGGCTGTGGCCGTGTATTTGAAGGAACACCCGCACAGATGTGGCAATCACTACAAAAACTGGCTTCACTGCCAGTAGAAACCGAAGTGTACAGTGCACACGAATACACCTCGAATAACTTATCGTTTGCCATGGCAATCGAGCCTAGTAACCCCCAGTTACAAATTTACCGTGAAAAAGTAAATCAACTTAGAGCCCATCAAAAGCCCACTCTACCGACCACAATTGAACAAGAAAAATGGATTAATCCTTTTTTAAGGGTTGATATGCCTGAAGTCATTAACTCAGTAGCACATAAAACTGAAGATCTTACTCCAGAAGGTGTTTTTACCGCACTGCGTAAATGGAAAGATAGCTTCTAA